In the genome of Paenibacillus pabuli, the window GAGTTTAACGGATAAGCAGAAACATGTCACCACACTATATTATGGACAGGGGTATCACGATCATGAAATTGCGAGCAGACTTCAGGTCAGCCAGCAGGCCATAGCGAAGACAAGAAATACAGCTCTGAAAAAAATGAAAAGCGTTATAGAGAAAGGAGTAAGCAATGGATAATAGCGCATTTGCAACTTTTATAGGGGGAATCAGCCAGGTCGGTTTTCCCATCATGATTACATTATATTTATTTACCCGATTCGAGAAGAAGCTGGATCAGCTCTCAGTCAATATCAGTACTCTTATAGAGGTAATCAAAGCGGTGATTAAAGATGAATCAAAACAACGTTGAATTCTATGATGCAGTGCGGAGGGCACAGAATGGAGATCGGGAGAGCATGCTTCAAATTATCAGTGCATTTCAACCTATCATTCAGCGGATGAGATATCAGGTCAGACCCCAAGAGCGTGACGATCTGTCACAGACCATTGTTGAAGGATTGATCATTAAAATCATGAATTATGAATTGGAGCATGTACCTACTTACTCGGAGTTCTGCAAACAACTGTTTGATGCCGAATGAAAGACGAAAGCATATACTTAACTGCCCGAAATCAAAAGCCCTGTTATATTCCATGGTGTCACTAAGTCACTGTGAAATATAGACAGGGTATTTTTGACAAGCCCCGAATGTGCAACACCTGATGCATTTATACCAGCCTATCAAAAATAACCCGGAGGACCTGTAACGGGCTTCCGGGTTATCGCCTTACATTCCTACACATGATGGGTGTTACGCTGATTCTCTGAATGATTCTGCATTTTAAAGGTGAATAACAGACCAGACAGGATATAGACCAGGCTTAACAAAAGGTAAGGCATTTGTAACGAAAATACTCTATCAAATGTGGTTTCGCTGATTCGCACCAGTAATCCGCCAAGCAAGGTACCAATGGCACTAATCCCAAAAGACAAAAAGCGAAACACGCTCCCAACCCTGCCGAGCAATTCATTAGGCACGGATCGTTGCAGAATGGAAGAACGTGTAACGTTGTAGACGATAATGAAAAATGCAGCACAGAAATACAGGGCCCCTACAGCATACGCATTTGTAGTCAGACCTACCACACCGTAGATGATGCCCATACACAGAATGGATGAAATAATTAATTGTTTTGTGGTCCACTTGTTGCGCATATAAGCCACTGCCTGGCTTCCCACGATGCTGCCAATCGTTGCAATGGAGATTAATATACCGAATGCAAAAGCATCCAACTGAAGGACATCTCGTACAAAGAAAATTTGAGTGGCCAGAATGATCGAATACATCAGCGTAATCGTGACGGACAGAATCGCCAAACCACGGAGAAAACGATCATGATACACATATTGAATCCCGGACCACATCTCCTGTTTCCAATTCTTCATGGGCTGTGTGCCCTTCTCTGCTGCTTCCCGATTCCCTGGATAAAAGCTTCCCTTTAGGGCGATTAAGAGGAGAAGAGCAATGACAGCTGTGACGGTATCAATGGCAAAAGGAAAAACAATATGCAGGGTGATGATGAATCCCCCTAGGGCAACACCCAGAATATCACTCGTAATCAGCTGTCCCGCTGTAAACTGCCCGTTGGCTTTTTCCAATTTGTTCTCGTCTACAAGCTGAGGAATAATGGTCTGTACCGTGCTGTCAAACACAACGCGGCTAAGACCAATCCCGAACATGAACAGAGCGAGCATCGGAATGCTGATCCATCCACCCCATATACATAACGTCAGGCCAAGAAGAAGAATCATGCGAGTAAAGCCTGCTCCGATCAGCATATGTTTACGAGAATATCGGTCGATTAGAACGCCCACGGGCAGACTGAAGAGAAGCCAGGGCAAACGAAGTGCCGTCATGGTAACGGAGGCATACAGGGTATCGCTGGTAAGATTGGAAATGAGCCATGGAACCGCCGCAAGCGTAAGTCCATCACCCAAAAAAGTAAGAGAGAACGCACCAAAGAGTTTAGTATAGTTCGACTTGATCTTCATAGTTTCCTCCACCATCAGGCTCAGAGTTTTGCTAATTTGTAATGAGTAAAACCATATTTATTCCTTTTAATACAAATTTAAGATATTTTATAGTGTAGTGCAATCCTAATTTTGTTATTAGAAGGTATAATATGGGTGGAGAAAGACTTCATTCAATTGAAAATTCTGTTGTTTTGAGAAAACAGTTACATGTGAGTATCCCTATCTCCATGTCAGAGTGGAGCAGTTCTTCAATCCTCAGGGTGCAGGTGAGTTGGTTTCTTGGCTTCAAAAAACCAATTTATACAGGACTATGGAAGGAGGCTTCTTCAAACAAACCATGTTTCCTGTTACCACGGATCGTTTGCCTCAAGGCATTGGGCACATATTCGACGAATAAAATTGTGACAAGATGCGCACTAATGCCGAACAATACTTTAAAACTATGTTTTACGATTCATTTCTAATCACTGCGCAGAAGTTCGAGCATGCGAGCGTTTTGATTTTCTAGAAAAGAAATAATGATTTGACATTTTCTAAGAGGTAAGTTATCTTCGCTTATATAGTTAAGCTATTAACTAAATGGAAAGGACAGAACAGATGGATAATATGCAAGGAGAGAACTTACTGCCAATGGATCCTGAACAAGATGCGCTGCAGGAATATTTGCTTCGTCTGCCGCTGCCCAATGAGGCTTTTTTTACGATGGTTGAGGCGACTGCCAATCTGGTGGCCGTGTCGGAGAAATACTGGCAATCCCAAGGACTGAATGGCGCAAGAATTCGAATACTCGTAGAGATTGCCAAAGATGGAGGAACAATGCTTCCTTCAGTGCTTGCCGAAAAAATCGGTGTCACCAAGGCCAACATTAGCTTGCTGCTGACTCCGCTGGAGCGTGATGGTTACATTGCGAGGGCTGAACATGCCCGGGATGGTCGCAAGACGGTGATTTCCATTACCGATGCAGGACGGACATTATTGAGGGAGCATCTGCCGGGTAACCGTGAAGCTGTGGCTGGGCAAATGGGCAAGTTGGATGAACAGGAGCAGCATCAGTTGATTGTTTTGTTACAGAAGCTGAACAGGTCTTAATCCTTAATGAAGTTTAAAACGATACTAAGACCAGTCGATTCTGAGGCAGGATATGTTTGGAAGGGGATGGGATTGGTTCAGCGAGAATGTGTTGTAGTCCGTGAATCACTTTGTCCATTTAGTTAATAACTTAACTACTTTATGGAATTCATTTACAGGAGGGGAAATCAGGATGACGATCATGATTACCGGAACCACAGGACAATTAGGCAATCTGATTATTGCAAATCTGTTAGTCAGGGTCCCCGCTACAGAAATTATCGCAGGTGTCCGTAATGGGGGGATGTCCGTAACCTTAAAAGCTTTAAAGGATCAGGGTGGGGAGGTTCGCTGTATTGACTATGATAGGCCGGAAACGCTACAGAAAGCCTTTGCCGGTGTGAATAAATTGCTGCTGATTTCAAGCTCACATCCCGATGATACAGTCCGGCTAACTCAACATACAAGTGTAATTCATGCGGCGAAGAACGCTGGAGTTGAACAAATCCTTTATACCAGTTTTGCTTTCCCACAGACGAGTCTTAAAGGTTCGAGTAGCGTGCATAGACTTACCGAGCAGGGCATATTTGATTCGGGGATGAAGTATACGATTTTGCGCAATGGGCTGTATATTGATTTTGTGAATGTTCTTGGACTACAGGAGGCGATACAAAGTGGCGTGCTAACAACTCCAGCCGGAGATTGGCGGTTTAATGCGGTTACACGCAGTGATCTTGCACGGGCCATTGCGAACGTGCTCGCAGAGAAAGGTCATGAGCAGCGGATATATGAGTTGGTCGCGCCAAAAACTTGGAACTTTGCTGATTTGGCTGAGGTGCTCACAGCATTGGCAGATAAACCCGTCATACACATCGAGGATGTGTCGGTACAGCATTGGATCTATCCTTTTTTAAGCAGTATTGATACCGGATCTACGTCTAAGGACCTTGAGCAATTGATGGGTCAACCGATAACTTCGTTGAAGGAGAGCATTGCACCTTTTCTGAATTAATCGAATTACATTGGAATGACGTTAAGCCCGTATGAATAATGAATGCATTAACTTCAAAAAACGCTTACAAACTTTCAATTCTGCCCTACCTTTTCGGAAACGAAGCTGAGATAATGGAAAAGTAAACGGGCATGAAGTCATCCCGCTATCAATCATCATTCACGTAGAAAAATAAATGCTGCATATCCATAGGAGGATTATTAATGACTACACAACCATTGGCACTGATCCAATCCACTTCAGGCCAAGCGCTGCTTGCCCAAATGTATGGTCAGCAACAACTGGAAGAACAGACAGCACGTTACACGAAGCTCAATGAATCATTTGAGCAGTACTTCGGCGTACAAGAAGGCAGCAAGCTGTTCAGCGCGGCTGGACGCAGCGAAATTGGGGGAAACCATACGGATCATAACCACGGTAAGGTACTGGCGGGTAGTATTACGCTGGATACAATTGCAGTGGCTGCACCAACGACGGATTCGGTAATTACCTTTTATTCGGAAGGGTATAACAAGAAATATGGTATCGATCTCACAGATTTGGCACCGAAGGCAGAAGACGATGGCACAACGGCGCTGATTCGTGGTATGGCTGCGGGGTTTGGGGAGTTTGGATACAAGGTGGGTGGCTTCCAGGCATACATCTCCAGTAACGTGTTCTCGGCGTCGGGTCTGAGTTCTTCGGCGTCGTTCGAGATGCTGATCTGTACGATCTTGAATCACTTCTACAACGAGAGTACGCTGGATGTTGTAACCCTGGCGAAGATTGGTCAATACGCGGAGAATCACTATTGGAACAAACCGTCTGGTCTGCTGGACCAAATGGCTTGTGCCTATGGTGGGCTGATTGCAATTGATTTTGAAAATTCGGCACAGCCGGTGATTGAGTCTGTTAAGTGGGATTTCCAGGAGAACGGCTACTCACTCGTGATTGTAAATACAGGTGGGAATCACGCGGATCTGACCGAGGATTACGCTGCTGTTCCTCATGAGATGAGAGCGGTTGCTGAGGCACTTGGCAGTGAGTACGTCCGTGAAATTACGGCTGAGGCAATCTATGCCAATCTCAAGCAGGTCCGTGAGGCTGCAGGGGATCGTGCGGTGCTGCGTGCATTGCATTTTCTGGCAGAGAATGATCGGGTGGATGGTCAGGTGTCATCACTTCGTGAAGGGCGTTTTGCTGACTTCCTGAAGCTGATTACGGCATCCGGGAATTCTTCCTGGAAGTGGCTCCAGAATGTATATCAGAGCGGTTCGGTGAAGGAACAGGAGATTGGGATCGCGCTGGCACTGACAGAGAATTATTTGTATAACTTGGGTGATGGCGCATGTCGCATCCATGGTGGAGGCTTCGCAGGCGTCATTCTGACGATTCTTCCAAACGAAAAAGTAGGGGAGTATATGTCGTGGATGCACGCCATGCTGGAGACGCCAATTATTGTGGTTAATGTGCGCGCGCAGGGTGCGGTATGTTTGAATGAGTTGATTGAAAACGTGGGTTAAACCTGTCGGTGTAACACACTGCGATGTTTAACTTGTATTATTAAACAGTACATTATAGCGGTTCTCCAAATTGACGCTGGTCATGAAAGTGGATCGCTTTTGGCTGTCTACAATGAGGAGAGATAGCTCCATCCTGACTTGTTCTGGGGGAACGGTCCGTTATTAAAAACTTCAGATCAGGAGTTGGCGAAGATGATTGTGGAACGTGAGCAATCTTATGTTTAGTTCTCTATAAAATTCCAAACTTTGGACGGGTTTCCGTGTTAATTAGGTAAGGGAGGGGATGCAAAATGACGACAACCACATTGGATGAGCAGGAAGAGGCGCGTTTGTATGATGAGTTGCGACGTGAGCTGGAAGAAGTGGAGGAAGGAAAGCAGCGGCATAAAATGTTGAAGCATATGATCAAGCAGCTCAAGTTTGCCAAATGGCGAAAAGAACGATTTCACTGGTTTGATCAATATTTCCAGAATGTAAGACCAGCTACACTATGGATCATGCTAGTCACGGGGGCGCTAATGCCAGTTGTGTTGTTCAGTATGTTTATATGGGTATCCTTGTGGGTGGAATGATAAAAAAAATCGTAGATGTTTCTTTGAGTTAAGTAGAATTCATTATTTTTACCTCCTATTATATATTTCATATTAATCTAACTCTCTTTAATATACATTAAATCTTGGGTTAGGAAAATAAATAGTACCGCTAGGGACTAACATGATCATCATACCTGTTTTCACAAAACAAAAGTTAGATAGGAATTAGCATTCCCATCTAACTTTTGTTTTTTTGCATTTGTATAAATAAACATCATTCAATGCATTATTACAGATTAATGCGTTCGGACATCTTACTTTAAAGTCTGAATCTTCTCTTGCATGTACTGGTGATAATCGCGAAAACTACTGATGTGATGCAGAGAATCGGAGTTTTCAGACTGAATCTTGATTTTGCCATCCCGAGGCAATTTTTTCATCTCAGCAACCACTGTTTTGGAGCTCTGGATATCTCCAGACATCTCCTGGATTCGCTGTAATAATGCTGGATGTCCTTCATGCTGGAGCATTTCGGCGAGCGGTCTCATTTCCTCCAGCTTCTGGCTGGACCGTTCAAGCGTGGTCATCACTTTGTCTTCATCCACGCTTGCATTCAGCGAAACCATACGATGAATATGGTCTTTCTCCATTCGTTCCAATGCTTCCAGGTGGGATGCCTCCAGTCGCTTGGGATCCCTCCAGCTCTCGGTTTGAACGGTATCCTTCTGCTCCGAAGAATGGTTCATATTGGTATTGCCACAGCCCCATAACAGCGTCGAGCAAGCTAACACAGCTCCAACGGCGATGATGCTTTTTAACCTCATGTTGTCACTCCTTCAATATTTTCCTGAAGGTAGTATGAGCTATATTATCCATAATCATGCTTAATTTCTTCATTTCTTTCCCAGGAATAACCTATCTCTGATCAGACTGGTAAGAACGTCCTGTAAACACTCCATTAAATTTGGCCATTGAGCTTGAAAGTACAGACTTTCTGCTTATTTTTGTTAGCTATTGTTTTCGGGTACGTTGATATTGATTTATAATGAATAGATATAAATAAAGGGGATTTTTTGCAAAATAACTCATCTAACAACTAAAAAAAGACTAGGATGTCATCTCCCAGTCCTATCTAACGAAGTGCAAAATACATTGGTATATCTCTTTTTAGATTGTTCTCAGGAAGAAGGGACTTCCTTTTTTGGATTTCGGCTATCGATAAACCAGCCTGGTCCTTCTACACTGAGAACCTCCTGTGTGTCATAGTTATAGGAAACGGTGATACGTTCATCCTCATGTTCTGTTATATGACCGTATAGGTATAAGCGTGAATGGATGGAAGGGTCGTCAATATCATGACTCGTTATAATAAAGTCCGCATTGTAGTATTCCTTTATGTACTGAACACTTATTGGTGTAGCTGTGTCTACAATATTTTGCTTATCTGAGGTAGACATACTTGAACATCCTCCTAGTAAAAATAAAATAATAAGTAAGATCAGAGCTACAGGTTTTATTTTCATAGGGCATTAATTCTCCTTTTATGGAAATAAACTCTAAAGAAACTTTAATACAGATTATTGTAATAGACAACGTGGCGTATCACGACATACATAAATGATAAGACCTATTGGACCATGCAGATGAGGTATACAGACGAAATTTACCATCATCCGGATACAAAAATGAAAATCTATCAGGTTGGACAATAATAGAACCCAAGGGGCAATCAATGCTGATAAAGTAAAGGAAGAGTTCCCGGAAGCTGATATATCAACGACTGGACACTCGCTGGGAGGGGCGCAGGCAGAACATGTCGCGATTCGTAACGGAATATCTTCTGCAAGTTATAATCCGCCAAGTGTCGTACATTTGCTTCCTGATGATCTGCAGGAGAAGGTTCGCAACGGAGACTATCTGAAAAGAATGTGGCCTATTTATTTGCCGAGCAAGGAGGTTTATTTATCTACCACAATCCGATCTGGCGCTGGACCATTAATCTTTTGTATCCGGCCACTATTTTTGTCTTTCAGAGCTGGGGGCCAATATTAGATTCCTGGGCTGTTCCAATTGTATTTGTCGCATTGTTCTGTTTTCTGTGGAGCAGGTTAAAGGACATGCTCATCTCTACCGGACTGACCTGGCTGGTTGCGATCCCGTGCTGGTGGTACTTCATTGAGCTCCCCAAACCATCGTTTGGCGCAGAGAATTTTGCTGCTCATCTGGTGCTGATCGTGCCGCTATTTATATTTGTGGTACTGCTGCCGCAGACCCTGATACTGACCACACGTATGCGAATTATGGAGTACTATAGGCAGAATGGAAAATAGTCTTATAATCGGCCGCTGCCTATTGATGCATATGGATAATTTAATATCATACATGACCTCCTAACCTATGTGTTGGAGGTCATTTTAATAATCAATAAGGAACAAACTATTTATATTTCCATATCCATCCTTTAAAATGTTCTGATAAAAGATAATTTACATTGAGCGATTACGTTTGGAAATCAGGAGGGCCCATGAGCAAGAGGAAGAATGAGAAGTTATATAATTATTTATTATTATTTTTGATTTTGTATGGAGTTACTTTGTTCATTTGGCCTATGGCTCTTTTTGGACTGGGTATGTCCTTATCGGCACCGTATCCACACACATATGATGCTTCTCGTGATCTAATGTTTAAAATTCTTTTTACCTATCCTTTAGGTGTGTTATTCGCAATTTTTTACTGTGGGATCAGTTACGAGAGCGGGCGATATAAAGCCCCTTACTGGGTTGTTCATGTTCCTTTGCTGTGGCCTGCTTCGTGGATCATAGTGGAATACTTAGGACTGAAATTTGGCTTTTAACGAAAAGAGGGATGCATATGACACGTAATCAAAAACGGGGAACATATGTGGTGTTTATTATAGTACTTGTTGGGCTTCTCCTCTTGATCCGATCATGCAAGACAGAAGAGTTCGACACACTGTTAACCAGAAATAACATCCAACCTGAACAGGTGATGGTAGTATCACCTATTGATTCTTCCAGTCACTTGGTTTTATATAAAGACACTCAGACTGATGGAATAGCCTCTGCGATGATCCAGAATAGGAGGTGGTCCTCTAAAGTAACTAAATCAGGAGGTGTCCTTGAGGACAATAAGGATGAACCGATATCTTATCATCTGACAAGATACCCGTATTCTAATGACAACACGAGCTATATTGTATACGGATTTATTCACAATCCGGATATAATCAGATTACTTATCCGTTATGGGCCGGATTCTTCGTCAGCGGAAGTGGAGGCAGGTATTCTCGAACCTTCTGATCAAGGAAGATTGTGGTATGCCGTAATTAAGCAGCCAATAACGGAAATGCGGATGGATATTCGGGGGGTTGATAATGCTGGTAATACGATCTACTCTTCCTTGGACAACGAGGATTAGGAATTCGTTATTTGAAGCACTAACCAACAAATCCCCTACCATTCGGCAGGGGATTTGTTATGGCTACACCTTCCTACGGAATTTACCCGTATATGGAATCGTAATATGAATGTCCAACTTCTGGATGGAATCTTCCGTAAGGATCATCTTTGTGCCGTTGTTGGACAGCTTGCGCCACAGGCCTGGATTTTTGCGATAAACCTTCTCCTGAAGTCCATAGATATCGACCCCACGTTTCAGCCCTTCGCGATACGTTTGCAGGATTTGCTCCCGCAATGTCTTCTCACTAAATAGGACCATCTCATCATAGGAAACAGGGGTGAGGTATTCATACAAAGCCGTCAGGTACTTGGCATCGATGTTGAAATGAACCTCATTCCCACGAATGACCGGCACAATCTTGATGTTGGGCAAGCCAACGCTGAGCACACCATAGATTGTCCCCTCATTTTCAATAATTAATGGCGCCCGCCGCATCTCTTTGAGTAGCCAATGGTACCCAGAAAGCTTGCTGTGAGGAAAATAAACAAAATCATCCCCGGTTCTTTCAAAAAAAGCGCCGTCAATGATGAACAGTTCATGATTCTTTTTGTTCTGTGACCAATGCTCCTTGTTCATGGCGATGCAAGGCAAATAGGTTGTCGTGGATGCATCGTTATGGGTGGCAATGAGCTTGAAACTGAGCACCGGAGGGTACAGCGATTCTTCCAGGAATGAGGGAAGAGGGTTATGCAAAATGCTGTCCAGCGGCGACATATTGTATATGGACGTGGCACTTAGAATATTTTCCAAAGGATCGCGGGTGCCGTACACCCAAGTAGTATAACGTGATTCCGGGAAACGTCCAAGCATGTCGAACACTTCCTTGATATGCTTGCTTGTCAGTATACTTTCGGTCATGACAATGGCCGTCACATGGCCCCAGGCGATATGAAGTTGGGAACTTCGGAACAGTTCGTTTACCGCAAGATTGAATGTTCTCCCCGATGCATGTCCAACCCATACGGGCGGGGTTTCCGCCGTTTTGGTTGAACTTTCGCTTTTGGCTACACTGGCAAAGTCCATGGTCTGGACATACATGTGGAACATCCCGTCTCTGTAATCGATTCCGATCGCTTTGGCATAGTCGACCTGTTGGATTTCATAGGCGCTCCAGCACCCGCTTGTCACCAAACAAAGAGAGAGACTTAGCAGCCCCAACAACCATCGTTGTATATACCGCTTCATCAATCATTCCCTTCCTTGCGAGGCTCCTGAGTTTCAAGATACACCGGTCTGCGTTTCATCCAGCCCTTTGGCATCTTGAACATGGAGGCCAGAGCCTGTTTGAAATGAAGCGGGCTGAGCGGCGTCAGATAAGGAATGCCGAACGATTTCAGATCGGTCAGATAGATCAGGAACAGGATAATGGAGAGAATGAACCCATATATGCCAAGGGATGCGCCCAGTACAAAACAGAAAAAGCGCAGGATCAGAACAGAACTGGTCATAACCTGATTCACAATGGTGGCCCCGGCCACTACGGTAACGGCAATGACGACAATCATGAGCGGGGATACCATGCCTGCACGGATGGCTGAATCCCCGATGATCAATCCGCCAACAACGGTGAGCGTCTGACCAATGGCACTTGGAAGTCTCACACCTGCTTCCCGGAATAGCTCCATCAGAAGCATAATGAGAAACATTTCTACACCAGACTCCATAGGCAGACCCATGCGTCCAACCGATATCGTTGCTACAAGCGGGAAAGGCAGTTGGTCCATGTGAAACGAAGTCAGCGCGATATAGAATCCAGGCAGGAATACAGTGACCATTAGCCCAATAAACCGCAGCATGCGTCCCACATTCACCGGAAGAAACGGAAAATTGGCATCCTCGGGTGATTTGAGAAGCAGAAACAAATTAACCGGCCCGATAATGACGCTCGGATTGCCATCTACGATGAGGACGAAGCGACCATTCAGAAGGCATTCGGCGGCAAAGTCGGGCCTGCCCGTGTAGTGGGTCACTGGAAACAGCGTGATTTTTGAAGGAGACAATAATTCTTCCAGTTCATTGGCGGTCATAATTCGTTCTACATCAATTTTGCGCAGCCGATTCTGGACATCATCAATTAATTCAGGATTGGCAATGTTCTTGATATACATCAAGGCGACTTTGGTCACGGAGCGAGAACCGATTAGTTCAATATTACAGGCGAGTTCTGCTGTACGCAGACGTGTACGAATTAAGGCAATATTGACTGATAGTCGTTCAATAAAGCCATCCCGAGACCCGCGAATGGATACTTCCGTGGTGGATTCTTCCGGTGTTCGGGTAGGAATGTTGGATATATCCATACTCCACATTTTTTGAAGGGAAGGAATGCAGATAAGCATATGTCCTTCAAATACCCGCAGGGACATGAGCTCCGTTCCAAGTGGGTTCTTCTGCATGTCCATGCTTGTCCATTGCAGGGAAATGGATTTCTCGATATCAGATGCACGAACAAAATGAGTGCTTTCGTATGTTCGCGTCAGTTCGGGAAGAATAATATCATATATGGATTTGCTGTCGACCATGCCGCTGCAATACACGATGACAATCTGCTGGGTAGACTCCCCAATCATATGGCTGCTGATAATCACATCGTCTGATCCAGCAAAAAACGTCGTCAAACTATGCTCATTGATTCGGAAAGGTTCAGCTGGAAGATGGTTCTTCTGGGGTGTGGTTGTGAGCGGCATGAGCGGGAGCCTCCTTGTCTTTTTTGTGTATGAAAGCGGCGAGGGTCAACAGGACTGTCACCGTGGATACATAGGCCAGCATCACGGGAAATTGAATATGGTTCACATAATAATCAACGTAATCAATTCT includes:
- a CDS encoding YvrJ family protein, giving the protein MDNSAFATFIGGISQVGFPIMITLYLFTRFEKKLDQLSVNISTLIEVIKAVIKDESKQR
- a CDS encoding helix-turn-helix domain-containing protein, translating into MNQNNVEFYDAVRRAQNGDRESMLQIISAFQPIIQRMRYQVRPQERDDLSQTIVEGLIIKIMNYELEHVPTYSEFCKQLFDAE
- a CDS encoding MFS transporter, with amino-acid sequence MKIKSNYTKLFGAFSLTFLGDGLTLAAVPWLISNLTSDTLYASVTMTALRLPWLLFSLPVGVLIDRYSRKHMLIGAGFTRMILLLGLTLCIWGGWISIPMLALFMFGIGLSRVVFDSTVQTIIPQLVDENKLEKANGQFTAGQLITSDILGVALGGFIITLHIVFPFAIDTVTAVIALLLLIALKGSFYPGNREAAEKGTQPMKNWKQEMWSGIQYVYHDRFLRGLAILSVTITLMYSIILATQIFFVRDVLQLDAFAFGILISIATIGSIVGSQAVAYMRNKWTTKQLIISSILCMGIIYGVVGLTTNAYAVGALYFCAAFFIIVYNVTRSSILQRSVPNELLGRVGSVFRFLSFGISAIGTLLGGLLVRISETTFDRVFSLQMPYLLLSLVYILSGLLFTFKMQNHSENQRNTHHV
- a CDS encoding MarR family winged helix-turn-helix transcriptional regulator; this encodes MDPEQDALQEYLLRLPLPNEAFFTMVEATANLVAVSEKYWQSQGLNGARIRILVEIAKDGGTMLPSVLAEKIGVTKANISLLLTPLERDGYIARAEHARDGRKTVISITDAGRTLLREHLPGNREAVAGQMGKLDEQEQHQLIVLLQKLNRS
- a CDS encoding NmrA family NAD(P)-binding protein; translation: MTIMITGTTGQLGNLIIANLLVRVPATEIIAGVRNGGMSVTLKALKDQGGEVRCIDYDRPETLQKAFAGVNKLLLISSSHPDDTVRLTQHTSVIHAAKNAGVEQILYTSFAFPQTSLKGSSSVHRLTEQGIFDSGMKYTILRNGLYIDFVNVLGLQEAIQSGVLTTPAGDWRFNAVTRSDLARAIANVLAEKGHEQRIYELVAPKTWNFADLAEVLTALADKPVIHIEDVSVQHWIYPFLSSIDTGSTSKDLEQLMGQPITSLKESIAPFLN
- a CDS encoding galactokinase, which codes for MTTQPLALIQSTSGQALLAQMYGQQQLEEQTARYTKLNESFEQYFGVQEGSKLFSAAGRSEIGGNHTDHNHGKVLAGSITLDTIAVAAPTTDSVITFYSEGYNKKYGIDLTDLAPKAEDDGTTALIRGMAAGFGEFGYKVGGFQAYISSNVFSASGLSSSASFEMLICTILNHFYNESTLDVVTLAKIGQYAENHYWNKPSGLLDQMACAYGGLIAIDFENSAQPVIESVKWDFQENGYSLVIVNTGGNHADLTEDYAAVPHEMRAVAEALGSEYVREITAEAIYANLKQVREAAGDRAVLRALHFLAENDRVDGQVSSLREGRFADFLKLITASGNSSWKWLQNVYQSGSVKEQEIGIALALTENYLYNLGDGACRIHGGGFAGVILTILPNEKVGEYMSWMHAMLETPIIVVNVRAQGAVCLNELIENVG
- a CDS encoding Ger(x)C family spore germination protein, which produces MKRYIQRWLLGLLSLSLCLVTSGCWSAYEIQQVDYAKAIGIDYRDGMFHMYVQTMDFASVAKSESSTKTAETPPVWVGHASGRTFNLAVNELFRSSQLHIAWGHVTAIVMTESILTSKHIKEVFDMLGRFPESRYTTWVYGTRDPLENILSATSIYNMSPLDSILHNPLPSFLEESLYPPVLSFKLIATHNDASTTTYLPCIAMNKEHWSQNKKNHELFIIDGAFFERTGDDFVYFPHSKLSGYHWLLKEMRRAPLIIENEGTIYGVLSVGLPNIKIVPVIRGNEVHFNIDAKYLTALYEYLTPVSYDEMVLFSEKTLREQILQTYREGLKRGVDIYGLQEKVYRKNPGLWRKLSNNGTKMILTEDSIQKLDIHITIPYTGKFRRKV
- a CDS encoding spore germination protein, which gives rise to MPLTTTPQKNHLPAEPFRINEHSLTTFFAGSDDVIISSHMIGESTQQIVIVYCSGMVDSKSIYDIILPELTRTYESTHFVRASDIEKSISLQWTSMDMQKNPLGTELMSLRVFEGHMLICIPSLQKMWSMDISNIPTRTPEESTTEVSIRGSRDGFIERLSVNIALIRTRLRTAELACNIELIGSRSVTKVALMYIKNIANPELIDDVQNRLRKIDVERIMTANELEELLSPSKITLFPVTHYTGRPDFAAECLLNGRFVLIVDGNPSVIIGPVNLFLLLKSPEDANFPFLPVNVGRMLRFIGLMVTVFLPGFYIALTSFHMDQLPFPLVATISVGRMGLPMESGVEMFLIMLLMELFREAGVRLPSAIGQTLTVVGGLIIGDSAIRAGMVSPLMIVVIAVTVVAGATIVNQVMTSSVLILRFFCFVLGASLGIYGFILSIILFLIYLTDLKSFGIPYLTPLSPLHFKQALASMFKMPKGWMKRRPVYLETQEPRKEGND